In the genome of Catenovulum adriaticum, one region contains:
- a CDS encoding sulfatase-like hydrolase/transferase has translation MINRRNFLLGSAGVATAAALYNSDWLTELKKEYPNVLMLIVDDLNDWVGPMQGHPNAKTPNIDKLAGNATTFTNAHASAPLCGPSRASIMTGLAPSTTGIYGHINDNDIRAASDKTAHSIFLSEYFKDHGYYTAAVGKVFHQRVADGSFDDYGGRVKGFGPYRDEKFVWNDPRTNTDWGAFPEKDEQMPDYDSAHWIADKLATDHDKPFFMACGFLRPHAPWYVPQKWFDMHPIEQVQLPPYIPKDLADVPEIAKKVTDHPMMPTTEWALENGHYRDIVQAYLASVSFVDSCVGIVLDALEKSAYADNTAVVLWGDHGYHIGEKDKFAKMTLWERATRTPLIIKPPKSQGKQVSNKPVSLLDLYPTLVKMCGLPENPTNEGRDLTPLLNDPNAKWQHAAVTTYGEKNHAIKTEKYRYIRYEDGSEELYDHTLDRNEWRNLATDPQYAEVKRELAKHLPAIDAPWSEKTYYDGNDYFLQKTVEAGAKGRM, from the coding sequence ATGATAAATAGAAGAAATTTTTTGCTGGGCAGTGCAGGTGTGGCAACAGCTGCAGCTTTGTATAACTCGGATTGGCTAACGGAGTTAAAAAAAGAATACCCAAATGTTTTAATGTTAATAGTGGATGATTTAAACGATTGGGTTGGGCCTATGCAAGGGCATCCAAATGCGAAAACACCAAATATTGATAAGTTGGCCGGCAACGCCACTACATTTACCAATGCCCATGCTTCGGCGCCACTTTGTGGGCCTTCCAGAGCCAGTATTATGACGGGCTTAGCACCATCAACTACAGGCATTTATGGGCACATAAACGATAATGACATTCGTGCCGCGAGTGATAAAACCGCACATTCAATCTTTTTAAGTGAATATTTTAAAGATCATGGATATTACACAGCGGCCGTAGGAAAGGTATTTCATCAACGAGTAGCTGATGGCAGTTTTGATGATTATGGCGGCCGTGTTAAAGGGTTTGGCCCGTATAGAGATGAAAAATTTGTGTGGAATGACCCCAGAACCAATACGGATTGGGGCGCGTTTCCAGAAAAAGATGAGCAAATGCCAGATTATGATTCAGCTCATTGGATAGCTGATAAATTAGCAACTGATCATGATAAGCCGTTTTTTATGGCCTGTGGTTTTTTACGTCCTCATGCGCCTTGGTATGTGCCACAAAAATGGTTTGATATGCATCCTATTGAACAGGTTCAATTACCACCTTATATTCCAAAAGATTTAGCCGATGTGCCTGAGATAGCAAAAAAAGTCACTGATCATCCCATGATGCCAACCACTGAGTGGGCGCTTGAAAATGGTCATTACCGAGATATAGTTCAAGCTTATTTGGCGAGTGTTTCTTTTGTTGATTCCTGTGTAGGTATTGTATTAGATGCCTTAGAAAAAAGTGCATATGCGGACAATACCGCAGTAGTGCTTTGGGGCGATCATGGTTATCACATAGGTGAAAAAGACAAATTTGCTAAAATGACCCTCTGGGAAAGAGCCACCCGAACCCCATTGATTATTAAGCCACCTAAATCACAAGGCAAGCAAGTGAGTAATAAGCCGGTTAGCTTGTTAGATTTATATCCTACTTTGGTTAAAATGTGTGGTTTACCTGAAAACCCAACTAATGAAGGGCGTGACTTAACCCCGTTATTGAACGATCCTAATGCCAAGTGGCAGCACGCTGCAGTGACTACATATGGTGAAAAAAATCATGCTATTAAAACTGAAAAATACCGTTATATTCGATACGAAGATGGTAGTGAAGAATTATATGATCATACTTTAGATCGTAACGAGTGGCGTAATTTAGCGACCGATCCTCAATACGCTGAAGTTAAACGTGAACTGGCAAAACATTTACCAGCTATAGATGCGCCTTGGTCTGAAAAAACCTATTACGACGGCAATGATTATTTTTTACAAAAAACGGTAGAAGCAGGCGCTAAAGGTCGAATGTAA